The Microcystis panniformis FACHB-1757 region TATTATCAACAGCTAGAGTAGGAGAAGCAGGAAAACGCTTGTTAACCTCGGATAAACGCAGAATGACAGACTTTTTCATGGTGAGAAAGACAATCGCCCAGTCAGTGGCAGGGCCATTTACTTAAGAATTATTCCTAATTAGTTCACTACTATTATTTATAACATCTCAATGGACTAATTAGGAAACTTTCTCAAAAATTTCATGCTCACACCTGAAGATATTATTCTCGTTCCCCGGGGGGCCGAGCATAGCTCAATCCGCCGAGGATTAAGAAAAATCGGCGATTTAGCCCCGCAAATTATCCCCATTAACCTTGGCGCTCCAGAATTCCTCGACAGTTCCCCAGTCTCTAGGCAATCTCTAGAGTTTCTTAATAAGTTCGCGGGAAAAATTGTGCTGATGGGATTAGCGGGCAGTCTCAGCGATCGCTATCGGGTCGGAGATGGGGTAATCTATCAAGGTTGTGGCGCGGAAACGGGGAATTATTGGCAGTGCGAACCGGAAATAACCGCAGAAATCGCCCAATTAACCGGATATAGTCTTGTTAAAGGTTTAACCAGCGATCGCCTGATTAGCCGATCCGAGGAAAAACGACGTTTAGGACAAGGGGGCTATGAAGTGGTCGATATGGAAGGAGCAAGGATTTTAGCGGCTTTACGGGGGCAAAAAGTGGCAATGGTGCGCGTGATTAGCGATGAGGTGACACAGGATTTACCCGATTTAGCCCCGGCAATTGATAATCAAGGTCAGCTGCGACCATTGCCCCTAGCTCGACAAATGTTAATCCGTCCTGTCCCAGCCTTCCATTTGATTCAAGGTTCCCTAAAAGGTTTATCCGTACTAACTCAGGTGGTGCGAAAGTTGTGCGGCAGTAATTTTTAAAAGTTGCTTGCAGATTATTTTTTTTCTGTGCTATAGTGGTTAAGCTAAAATCAAGCGGATGTGGTGGAACTGGTAGACACGCACGTTTGAGGGGCGTGTGGCTTACGCCTTGCGAGTTCGAGTCTCGCCATCCGCATAAACTTTTATCTGCCCTCCGACAAGAATTGCCCTTGTCACCTTGAATGTTGGCATTCCTCCCCCGTTACACCCGTAGGGTTAGTGGGGGAGGAATGCCGAGCAATAGGAAACGCTCGCAGCCCATCGACTCGGGTTGACGGCAAAAAAGAGCGACTCTTCCTTGACGAGCGAGCAACTACCATCGGGGAAAACTTGCCTGGCAAAATCCCACATCCGACAAAAAACCCCCGCTAACGGCGGGGGAGATGGCATAGTTTTCCTGTGATGCCTAGTGGGACTTAGGCGTTTTCGGTCAGCAAAAAAGGCTCAAACCATTACGGGACAAAGGGTTAACCTCGATTTATGATTTTCCTTGATCTATCGGGGTTTCAGCGATTTTGGGCTTCTCGAAGTAAATCCCAAGCGGGGATTGGAGTTGAGGCTTTTCTAGATTTGTTTTTTGTCTAAGTCCCATTAGTCCTAAAACCCGGACTGTGAAATCGAATCAGGTTTCAGAAAGCCCGTTGACAAGGGGACTAAGTACCTAACCCCCTTGCCCGGACTTGTGGTCAGATTTAAATGATGACGCACTCTAGTTTAATAACCTATCTGGCGCGATTCTAAGCCGCAAAGATATTGTCCTCCGTTAAGCTAAGACCAGGAGTCAAGGTCGCCAACAGAGTCTGAACCGATGAACCATTACCATCCACATCAAAGAAGAGTTGGCCTGTCGGTTGATTAAAGATAAAGCGATGGCTGGCCGTTGTTGCGACGGTTCCCAAGACAAATTGAGCCGCCGCAATACTTTCACCGGCGATTAATCCGCCACCAAAACCCGCCGCCGAGACTTGGAGCGTATCTTGGAAAACGTTGAAGTCCGTAATCGTATCTTGGCCCTCACTGGCAAGGCTATAGGCAATTACGTCAAAACCGACACCAGAGGTAATTTTGTCGTTACCGACACCACCGACTAGCACCTCACTCGCACTAGAACCAAGGAGGATATCATTGCCCGCTCTTCCACTCAGGGTACGAGTGGTTCCGGCTTCCACCACATCATCGCCCGTTGTGCCCTGTTGATTGATCACGCCGTCATCATTGATGATGGTAGTGACAACCGGGCTAGTAGTACCAATCGTGTAACCACTGCCGCTGGTAATGGTCAAGGAGACTGTTTCATTGGGTTCTTTAACGGTGTCGGCGGTGGGGTTAATGGTTAAGCTGGCGGTACTTGACCCAGCGGCGAAAGTGATGGTAGCTGTGCCTGGGGTTGCGCCGGTGTAGTCGGCAGCATTAGCAGTTCCGGCAACACTGAAGTTGACGGCGAGGGCGCTGGTGGTCGGACCGGAACGGGTAAAGGTATAGATCAGATTGGCTACGCCGTCTTCACTCACCCCGCTATAGTTACTGGCTAATGTCACCACCGGAGTCGCAGTACCCGTATTCAGAATTAACTGCACATCCCCTACAAAACCTCCTGAAAAACCAAAGACGTACTCGCTGTTGTCAATCGTATCCAGAGTTGTCAATAAACCACCCAGGGCAAAGGCTTGACCACTTTTGGCTGTCAAGGCACTGATGGCGGCGCCGTTGAGGTCAATAGTGCTAAACTTGTTATCGTCTGCATTGGTGTAGGTTCGGCTGCCATAAATAGCACCATCTCCCAAGTCAGCATAGATTGCCGTTTTACCGCTTCCCCCCGCCGTTAAGGTGGGTACCGCCGTCGTTACATCGCGTAACTCATAGGTTTCGCTGGGTTGCAGACTATCGTAGTCATAGGTGTTCACCTTCAGTTGAGCGCTGATAATCGGGGCGGTCAACGTCGGCAGATTGAAAGTAAACCAGTTGCGGTAGAGCTTCCCATCAGCAATGTTATTATCTCCTGCAGCGTAATTGGTATTGGTAGGACCGTGGAATCCCGTGCTATCGTACCATCCCGTATCTGCAGCATTCAGGGTAATTGTCCCCCCTGTGTCATTGTCGGCAATGCTTACGGTTGCACTAGAAGATGGTGTGACATTGCCTTGACTTGCTGTAGCAGAGCCGGACTTATTGTCTAAACTGCCGGGGGTATAACCAGAGCCGGCTAAGACGGTTAAGGTAGCAGTTTCGGTGCCTTCTACGAGGGTGTCGTCAATGACATTGAGGTTGACCACTGCCGTGGAAGAACCCGCTAAGAAGGTTACGGTGGTAGGAATGGTCGTGTAATCCTTGCCATTGGTTGCTGTACCACTCATGGCGATGTTCACCGTCAAGGCGCTGGTGGTGGAACCAGTGCGGGTGAGGGTATATTGACCATTGTTGGCGGGTTCGCCAGCCACGGCATCGGTGGCTGCTACTGTCACCACCGGAGTCGCAGTACCCGTATTCAGAATTAACTGCACATCCCCTACAAAACCTTCTGAAAAACCAAAGACGTACTCGCTGTTGTCAATCGTATCCAGAGTTGTCAATAAACCACCCAGGGCAAAGGCTTGACCACTTTTGGCTGTCAAGGCACTGATGGCGGCGCCGTTGAGGTCAATAGTGCTAAACTTGTTATCGTCTGCATTGGTGTAGGTTCGGCTGCCATAAATAGCACCATCTCCCAAGTCAGCATAGATTGCCGTTTTACCGCTTCCCCCCGCCGTTAAGGTGGGTACCGCCGTCGTTACATCGCGTAACTCATAGGTTTCGCTGGGTTGCAGACTATCGTAGTCATAGGTGTTCACCTTCAGTTGAGCGCTGATAATCGGGGCGGTCAATGTGGGCAGATTGAAGGTAAACCAGTTGCGGTAGAGCTTCCCATCAGCAATGTTATTATCTCCCACAAAGTAATTGGTATTGGTAGGACCGTGGAATCCCGTGCTATCGTACCATCCCGTATCTGCAGCATTCAGGGTAATTGTCCCCCCTGTGTCATTGTCGGCAATGCTTACGGTTGCACTAGAAGATGGTGTGACATTGCCTTGACTTGCTGTAGCAGAGCCGGACTTATTGTCTAAACTGCCGGGGGTATAACCAGAGCCGGCTAAGACGGTTAAGGTAGCAGTTTCGGTGCCTTCTACGAGGGTGTCGTCAATGACATTGAGGTTGACCACTGCCGTGGAAGAACCCGCTAAGAAGGTTACGGTGGTAGGAATGGTCGTGTAATCCTTGCCATTGGTTGCTGTACCACTCATGGCGATGTTCACCGTCAAGGCGCTGGTGGTGGAACCAGTGCGGGTGAGGGTATATTGACCATTGTTGGCGGGTTCGCCAGCCACGGCATCGGTGGCTGCTACTGTCACCACCGGAGTCGCAGTACCCGTATTCAGAATTAACTGCACATCCCCTACAAAACCTTCTGAAAAACCAAAGACGTACTCGCTGTTGTCAATCGTATCCAGAGTTGTCAATAAACCACCCAGGGCAAAGGCTTGACCACTTTTGGCTGTCAAGGCACTGATGGCGGCGCCGTTGAGGTCAATAGTGCTAAACTTGTTATCGTCTGCATTGGTGTAGGTTCGGCTGCCATAAATAGCACCATCTCCCAAGTCAGCATAGATTGCCGTTTTACCGCTTCCCCCCGCCGTTAAGGTGGGTACCGCCGTCGTTACATCGCGTAACTCATAGGTTTCGCTGGGTTGCAGACTATCGTAGTCATAGGTGTTCACCTTCAGTTGAGCGCTGATAATCGGGGCGGTCAATGTGGGCAGATTGAAGGTAAACCAGTTGCGGTAGAGCTTCCCATCAGCAATGTTATTATCTCCCACAAAGTAATTGGTATTGGTAGGACCGTGGAATCCCGTGCTATCGTACCATCCCGTATCTGCAGCATTCAGGGTAATTGTCCCCCCTGTGTCATTGTCGGCAATGCTTACGGTTGCACTAGAAGATGGTGTGACATTGCCTTGACTTGCTGTAGCAGAGCCGGACTTATTGTCTAAACTGCCGGGGGTATAACCAGAGCCGGCTAAGACGGTTAAGGTAGCAGTTTCGGTGCCTTCTACGAGGGTGTCGTCAATGACATTGAGGTTGACCACTGCCGTGGAAGAACCCGCTAAGAAGGTTACGGTGGTAGGAATGGTCGTGTAATCCTTGCCATTGGTTGCTGTACCACTCATGGCGATGTTCACCGTCAAGGCGCTGGTGGTGGAACCAGTGCGGGTGAGGGTATATTGACCATTGTTGGCGGGTTCGCCAGCCACGGCATCGGTGGCTGCTACTGTCACCACCGGAGTCGCAGTACCCGTACCAATAAGCAGTGACCAACCACCAGCAATAGTTCCCGCGTCTCCCCCCGCGTCATCCACAACGTAGAGACTCCAGGTTCCATTGGGGTTGATGCCGTTAAAGACCGAGAAGTCCGTACCGTAGGGGCCACCGGGAGCGGGCGCGTTAAAGAAATCACCGGTTTCAAAGTCTGTGGCCTTATAACTGCCACTGGTAATTAGCCCTGAATCAGGCAAGGAGGAGGTGGCCGTCGGATCAAAGGTGAGAGTGACATTATTGACACCACTTGAGCCACCCACATCGGACATTAATAAGGCTTTGGTTCCCGTCGGACCGACCAGTAATACATCAATATCATCGGGCCAAGTATGGCTCAGGTTTGTCAGCGTTACTTTCAGGCTATTAATATTACCGCTCAAGCCTGAAACATTAATAGTGGAAGGATAGGGGGTACTCGTACCACTACTAGGTATAGTAATCGGGTTGGGGTTACTAAAAATCGGTAGGGTTTCTTCGGAAATAATCGTTCCTGTGGCTGTTCCTGGTGAACCGCCAATATAACCGGTTCCACTATTAACCGTGAGAGCCACTGTTTCGTTAGCGATTTCGGCAATAGTGTCAGCAATCGGATCAACCACGACCGTTGCCGTTGTCGCACCAGCAGCAAAATTGACGGTTCCCAGTTTTGTCGTCGGGTTGAAGGTGACAGCACTACCTGTTAATACGTTGTAATCGGCTGGGTCACTTCCCACTGGGGCGGCGTTGGCTATGCCACTCGCCCCGAAGTTAACGGTCAGGGGAGAACTCAGGTTTAAGTTAGTGCGAGTAAAGGTGTAAACTAAGTTAGTCGTCCCGT contains the following coding sequences:
- a CDS encoding S8 family serine peptidase, whose protein sequence is MSSLEDSLSFDGASPITFDLTGSDDLTVSREISPLAVLNSNPFPSTVSSEAPTVPVSPAATGQVDFPASPSIDSSGYSTSPAPGPASVPTAAPVTSELRPAATSTLAPHAPNQLILKFKQGITSAEVAQFRSLFGAVSTQTIKLTGSEIWNLSGSLSVEKILAQYGSNPIFEYIEPDYILTKGTITPKATFPNDPSFNQLWGLHNTGQSGGTPDADIDAPEAWDIQTGNPNLVIGVIDTGVDYNHPDLAGNIWTNPGEIANDGIDNDGNGYVDDIRGWDFAYNDNNPSDVQGHGTHVAGTIAGKGNNGVGVTGVAWNAKIMPLKFLNDQGSGSTSNAILAINYATDKGVKLTNNSWGGGGYSQALYDAINAAGQAGALFIAAAGNSSANADINPMYPAAYNLDNIVSVASTTRTDDLSWFSNYGLNSVDLGAPGSDIYSLAPGGGYATLSGTSMASPHVAGAAALLWSQNPTWTAQQVKNALMNTGDPLASLAGKTVSGKRLNVFNALAGANLPSVTVSVSPASVQEDGTTNLVYTFTRTNLNLSSPLTVNFGASGIANAAPVGSDPADYNVLTGSAVTFNPTTKLGTVNFAAGATTATVVVDPIADTIAEIANETVALTVNSGTGYIGGSPGTATGTIISEETLPIFSNPNPITIPSSGTSTPYPSTINVSGLSGNINSLKVTLTNLSHTWPDDIDVLLVGPTGTKALLMSDVGGSSGVNNVTLTFDPTATSSLPDSGLITSGSYKATDFETGDFFNAPAPGGPYGTDFSVFNGINPNGTWSLYVVDDAGGDAGTIAGGWSLLIGTGTATPVVTVAATDAVAGEPANNGQYTLTRTGSTTSALTVNIAMSGTATNGKDYTTIPTTVTFLAGSSTAVVNLNVIDDTLVEGTETATLTVLAGSGYTPGSLDNKSGSATASQGNVTPSSSATVSIADNDTGGTITLNAADTGWYDSTGFHGPTNTNYFVGDNNIADGKLYRNWFTFNLPTLTAPIISAQLKVNTYDYDSLQPSETYELRDVTTAVPTLTAGGSGKTAIYADLGDGAIYGSRTYTNADDNKFSTIDLNGAAISALTAKSGQAFALGGLLTTLDTIDNSEYVFGFSEGFVGDVQLILNTGTATPVVTVAATDAVAGEPANNGQYTLTRTGSTTSALTVNIAMSGTATNGKDYTTIPTTVTFLAGSSTAVVNLNVIDDTLVEGTETATLTVLAGSGYTPGSLDNKSGSATASQGNVTPSSSATVSIADNDTGGTITLNAADTGWYDSTGFHGPTNTNYFVGDNNIADGKLYRNWFTFNLPTLTAPIISAQLKVNTYDYDSLQPSETYELRDVTTAVPTLTAGGSGKTAIYADLGDGAIYGSRTYTNADDNKFSTIDLNGAAISALTAKSGQAFALGGLLTTLDTIDNSEYVFGFSEGFVGDVQLILNTGTATPVVTVAATDAVAGEPANNGQYTLTRTGSTTSALTVNIAMSGTATNGKDYTTIPTTVTFLAGSSTAVVNLNVIDDTLVEGTETATLTVLAGSGYTPGSLDNKSGSATASQGNVTPSSSATVSIADNDTGGTITLNAADTGWYDSTGFHGPTNTNYAAGDNNIADGKLYRNWFTFNLPTLTAPIISAQLKVNTYDYDSLQPSETYELRDVTTAVPTLTAGGSGKTAIYADLGDGAIYGSRTYTNADDNKFSTIDLNGAAISALTAKSGQAFALGGLLTTLDTIDNSEYVFGFSGGFVGDVQLILNTGTATPVVTLASNYSGVSEDGVANLIYTFTRSGPTTSALAVNFSVAGTANAADYTGATPGTATITFAAGSSTASLTINPTADTVKEPNETVSLTITSGSGYTIGTTSPVVTTIINDDGVINQQGTTGDDVVEAGTTRTLSGRAGNDILLGSSASEVLVGGVGNDKITSGVGFDVIAYSLASEGQDTITDFNVFQDTLQVSAAGFGGGLIAGESIAAAQFVLGTVATTASHRFIFNQPTGQLFFDVDGNGSSVQTLLATLTPGLSLTEDNIFAA